The genome window CAAAACGTCGAACTTCGCAGCGAATTTATGAAATACCGCGATAATAACGGCAACGAAGAATTGTATAAAATTTTGTTTGAAAAAAATCCTCGGAGAGCGGTGGAATTGCATCCCAACGACACGTATAGGGTTATTAGGGCTTTACAGATCGCAAACGATAATCCTTCGATATTGAAAAAAACGGAAAACGAGAAATTTTTGGTATTTGTTTTGTTATGCGAGAGAAAAAATTTGTATGATAGAGTAAACGGGCGCGTCGATTTAATGATTAAAAACGGACTTTTTGAGGAATATAAATCGATTTGCGAAAAATACCCCGGCAAAAACGTACCCGGAAGAAACTGCGTAGGTTATCGTGAATTTGACGATTATTGCGCCGGAAAAGAAACGTTTTTGAATTGTGTGGATAAAATCAAACAACATTCGCGAAATTTCGCCAAACGCCAAATAACCTGGATAAAAAACAAAGAGAAGGAAAGTTTTCTTATCGACGTCGAAAATCAGCGCTGGGATGCGCAAAGTATTGCGCAGACGATTGCCGGATTATATTTTAGTTTGATGGAGGAATCGAAATGAAAAAAACTTCGGCTCTTATTTTTACGGTGATTTGTATTTTGACCGTATTTTCCTGCGTTAACGAAAAATCGCGTAAACAATTAGTCGTTATTGTAAATTCCGTTCCGGCGCGGCAAAGATATTTATACGACGAAGTATTCCCTAAATTTGAAAAATTATACAAATGTAAAATAATTTTGAAGAGTTATGAAAGTAACGAAGAATTAAAAGATTTACTTTCTCAAGACAGTATTATTTCGAGTACGGCGCTTGTTTCCGTTCCTCTTGAAATTATGCGAGATTTGGCTTTATCCGGTAAGATTGCGCCGTTATCCGATATTGTCGCTTCTCATGTCCTGCTCTTTGACGCGGCGTCGTACAATGAAAGATTCTCAGACATAGGAAAAGTAAAGGGCGTCTATTATTATTATCCGAATCAAATTGAAGTTCCGATTTTATTTTATGTTAAATCGAAAGTCGCCGCCGCTATAGAAAAATACGCAGATTATGAGGAGGAAATAAACGCCGTATTGAAAATTATGAACGGCTTTGGGCTTCCCTGCGGCTATACCGTTAATGAAAACCCAAATGAGTGGGATATGTATGATATTTTTGTCATAGGATATATCTGGATGAAAGAAAGATACAAAAACGAAGAGGAAAAAACCGGACGTATTCTTTTGCAGGACGCAAAACGATATTACGGGATGAACATGCTTTTTTATAACGCTTTCGCTCTTGGTGCAAAATGGGAAAATATTGAAAAAATGTCGGGCGACGCGGTTGAGGAGGTGTTTTTGTGGGAAATGGTCTTCGGTAAATACTCAATATTTAATCCGCTTTCGTATAAAAAAGAAGTTTTGCCCGCAGACATCTACAATGCGTTTAGAAAAGGTGAAATTTTTATGGCGTATTTTTCTCAGAACGACTGCTTTAATATTATGGAAGGCACGGACGAATCGAATATGAGACCTTATATTTCCGACGCGAGCGACGTCGGAATCGCGCTTGTTCCTTTAATTGTGCCGTTTACTTTAGACGAGTACGGAGATTTGGCTTTTGAGGGCGCAAGAATAAGTGCGCTTAAAGGCTATTACTGGGGGATACCTAGTGACGCTAAAGAAAAAGAATTGGCGTATATTCTTTTACAATATCTTAATAATCGCAGTCAGATAACCAAAGACGCGGTTCGTTTCGGCGACATTCCCGTACGCGAGGACGTGCTTATGAATCTGCAAAATATTTATGAAGAAAAATGGCTTGGGGACGGTTATACCGCCGCCGCGCTTCGTCAAACTATGAATTATTTTGACGCGAAATATTTACCTTTGAACGGAGGAAACGATTCGATAGTTTCCGATAATTATATTTATATGCGCGATCTTATAAAAGATGTGTCGTATCAGCCGAACGAGATAAATAAAAATTCTGTTCGTTCGCTTATAAAACAAAATTATTCAAAGAAGGATGAAAAATAAAATTGAAATTTACGAAAAATTGTTTTTTTGTTGTTATATTTATTATATTATTTACTTCTTGCGCCGTCAGGTTAAGTGAAAAAACTACGCGCGGTATGCTTGAAGTAATATTAAAAGACGATTTGGCGGTAATTATAGACGGAGTCGATACGACCGCCGTTTTGAAAAATCCGTATTATGAGTTTGTGAGGTATGATAAATACGAAGAGGGGCAATATCAGTATCTTGCGGAGGTTTATTTTTATTTTTTGAAAGATATAAAACAGAAAATTGTCCGCAGGTATCGTTTTGATAAGGTGTATTTGAAATGGGAACGGTATTATAACAAATATGAATCGTATTAAAAAAATGAAAAAGGCGTTTCGGTTCTTGTTTATTTCCGTCGCTGTGTACGCGCCGGTTTTATTCGCCGATATGCCGGACGCAAGAATAGTTCAAGACGGAAACAAGTGCGTAGATTTGGTATTTGCGGAAAAATTCGTTGAAGCGCAAAATGTCGCAAGCGACGTGATAAGAAAGTATCCGGACAGTCCGGCGGGGTACTTTTTAAGAGCGGCTATTTATCATTACCAAATGCTTTACCTGAGAAAAAACATTTACGAAAAACAACTTTATGAGGCATGTAGCAAAGGGACTTCTATCGGCGAGCAGAACAAAGGTAAAAACGCCTGGAACGATTTTTTTCTTGCGGCGGTAATGGGTGTGCAAGGGAATTTTGAGAGGGTTAACGGACGATTGGTATCTTCGTTAAAACTTGCTTGGCGGTCGATGGAAATCTTTCGAGAATTGAACGAAAACGATGTCGGCGATATTTTGTACGGGACGGGCGTATATGACTATTGGGTAGGCGCGAACGCCAGATTGCTTTGGTGGATGCCGAACGTTAGAGATAATCGTCCTCGTGCGCTTTCAAACCTTGAAACGATAAGAGTAAGCGGAGTTTTTACAAAACTTATAGTAAATTACGATCTTATGGAGATGTATCTCAACGAAAAAAAATATCAGAAAGTAATAGACATAGCGAACGGCGTATTAGAAAAATATCCTACGAATTCAATCGCTTTATGGGCGCTTTACGAGGCGTATAATTCTCTTAAAAAAGAAAGCGAAAAAACAGCGGTCGCCGTGAAAATCTCCATGAAAATACAGGGGGAAAAAGATAACGCCGAACAACTCAAATATTATGAGAAGAAAATGAGAAGAAATTCGTGACAAAAATTAAAATTATCGTAATTGTCACGGCGGTTTATACGGCGCTTTGGGCGCAAAATTATAAAATCGACAACGAAATTAACTCAATTGCGATTGAATTAAACGATCTTTTGGTAAACTGTAAATTTGACAAAGCGTACGAATTATCCGACGAACTGTTGAGAAAGAATCCCGATCAACCGCTTTTTTATTATCTCTCACTCGCTTCCATAGGACTGAAAGCGCTTGATTTTGACGAAATTGTCGATAAAGAAAAATTTAATAAAATTTACGAACAGGGTATGGAAAAAGTAAATTTAATGCTTAAAAGCGAAGCGGATAACTGCGATTTACTTATGATAAAAGGTTTTTTGATGTCAACTAACGCTTCGTTTATGCTCATCGGCGGGAAATACGCTTCAGGTATAAACGCGGGAAGCAAGTCTCTTGACGTTCTCAGAGCCGCTAATTCCTGCGACGGCGAAAATTACGACGTAGAATATTATCTTGGGTTTTATAATTACGCGCAGGCGGAATTAAGAAGGCGATTAGGGGTGCTTTTTTGGCTACCCAAAAATTCCGAAAATGGAATCGCCGCTCTAGAAAAGTGCGTAAAGTCCGCAAAATTTATGAACAGAGCCGCCGAAATGGTGTTGGCGGACGTGTTTGTGCGCGAAGGAAAATTGGAAAAAACAAACGAAATATTGCCCGGACTTCTTAAAAAATATCCGGAAAGCAGATTTTTGCTTTGGACGAAAATGCGCTATGAATTTGCCGCAAAAGACGATTTCTCGGCGATAAATACGGCGGTTTTTATATCAAAATCATACCTTCGAGACGGCGCGTTTCATAACGCGGTTATGGTTTTGGAGGAAGCGAGAAAAATGTCCGGAATGCGTAAATTCCCCAAAGAAATTCGAAATGAAATTTCAGAATCGCACAACGTTATTGACAAGAAAAATTTATCAAATTCTGACGCCAGAACGTTTAATTCGCTGACAAAAGAGTAAATTTTCTCGAAAAACGGGAAAAACTAAGTTTTTTGTTATATATTTTATTATGTACCGTAATGCGATTCTTTCTTTCAAACGAAAAACGATAAAAGGATGGTTCTTATGAAAAAATTATTTGAAAATAAGGCCGGTTATTCATTGGTGGAAGTTATTGTGGCGATGGTCGGCTTGTCGCTGGTCGTTTTACTGTTGACCTCGGTTATAACGACTTCCATAAGGACGCAGTCGGCGGCTCGAGAAGCGGATTTCGCGCTTATGGCGGCAAAGGCGAAAATGAACGAATTGACTTCTCAAGAAGGAATCTTAGTCGAGAGAAATTCAAGCGGTCAGGATCAGTTCGCCGCGCCTAACAGCAGTATATACGTCAGATATTGGGAAGTAGGCGATGGTAGTCCCATACCGTTAAAAGTCAGAGCGTGGCTTGGAGGAAATTCGGCGCCGAGAGATACGGTTACGATTTTCGGTTATCTTGATCCCGATAACTTGTGCGACGAAAACACCCCGGCTCCCAATCGGCTTGTCATAATAGACAGAGGCGCCGACACCGTTATTACGCCGAGCGGTACAAACACGATAAATATTTTCGTTTATATCGACGAAGACGCGGTAAGCGTTCCTGCAATGGATTTATGTAAGATAGAAGCCGCATTCGGCGAAGAAAATCTTATAAAACGTTTTATTATTTCGGGGGCGGACGCGGATAAAATCGACATCTTAGCAGGGAAGATAAAACTGACGGAAGAATTGACGATATTTTCGCCTTCTGCGGGCGAAGTAATTACTTTTAACGTCGAAGGGGAAAATTGTAAAGAAGAAACGGGAAATTCGCAAATTGTCATAGTCGTTAAGTTTGTAGAAAATTCCGGCGCACCAGAAATTAACTTTACTCAGATATCTCCTTTTTTTGAATACAGGGTTCCAGGTTTGTCAAGCGTTACTCCTTGGGGCGGCGGCGATAAAGTCGGCGATATAAGCCCTTATTCCGGAAATTTTAACAACGCTCACCTGTCGGTCGAACCTTCCGATACGTTTTTAATAGCCGGCAACGAAGTTTTTTTCAAAACCGGCGTCACTCCTGTCGTCGATTACAACCTTCGGAGAGATTATACCCTTAAATTTTCTGCGACTAAAAACGGAGATACTAGACCAGGCGGCGGAAGTATAAGTATTACGGAGGTTAATAAAGCGCCTACGGGCGTCGATATGAACGCGTATCCTTCCGCTTATACGGCGACGGCGGGGAAGCAGGGGAAAATTACCGCAGAAGTCGATGTGGAAAATACTCCTTTGGGAAGAATCGTAGTCAGCGATCCCAACGTTAAAGACGCGTTTAGGTTCAGTCGGCTCGAATTTGTCGGCGGCGATATTTCGTATTTCAAACTGTCGGCGGCGACTGACGGGTTTATGGAAGCAAGCGCGACGGCGTTTCTTTTTACGGATTCCGCAAGGCTTGTCCTATCCAAAGACATTCCTGCGGACAAAGCCGATTCGGATTTGTCGATAAAAGTCAGAGTTGAAAACGTGGAAGAACTTCAAGACGGCAACGGCGGCGCGGCGGTGGAAAATACTTTCGTTTTTGAAGTGGTCGAAGAAATGACCGGGTATAATTGCGATACGCTTGACGCCTGGTCTACAGGTTCCCAATACAACGAAAATTATCCGCTGGGGCGTTTTTTAAAGTATAACAATAATGTGTACAAGGTTCTTAAAGTCGGCGGCGAATATGATGAGGGTAATCGCTATACCCTTGATAGGTTATCAGATCCTCAGTGGTATGAAAATTTAGGAGTGTGCGGTTTAGCCGCAAAAAATAAAAATCCGTCGGATATAACTCTTTCGCTCTCTTCCTCTGTGTTGCCGAAATACAAAGACGATAGAATAGGAACGCTTGGCGTCGTGGACTTTGAAACCCAGGCGGCAAGTACATATACGTATTCTTTAGTCGCCGGAACCGGCGGCGACGATAACGCAAAATTCAAATTGACTGAAGTAAATAATATTTGGTATCTTGACGTTTCGGCGGATGCGATTTGGGGCGGCGGAACCGATAATACCGAGCCTGTCACCTTAAAGATAAGAGTGAGAGTCGATGACAGTATGGCGCAGACGGGTATCGTAAAAGAGAAAGAATTTTTGATAGATTTCGGTAAGGGCAATAGAACGCCAAGCCTCGTATATCTTAACCAAACGCTTACTAAGGGAATAATAGATGTCGCTTCGTCGGATATGACTGTCGGGACTTTAAGATGCAGCGATTACGAAATTCAAGCGTTATCGACTTACTCGTACGCTATCGCAGGAGGAGCCGACGCGGCTAACTTTAAAGTGGTGAACGACAGCGTTTTGACGCTAAAACAGGGGTCTCCGTTTACATCGCCCGGTTATAAAATCAACGTTAAGGTTACGGACGCAAGTTCCACCGAGTCGGATAAAACTCGTACGGACGAGATTAGTCTAAACGTTACGTTCGCCGATTGCCCGACGCTTACTTTTACCCCTCTTATAGACGGGAATTCGAGTAAATCGGTTATTGAAACCGATACGTACGCAGGTCGATTGAGCGGCGCGTCGGTCGCCGGCGGGCTTCTAACGCCGAAATACGCTTTAGGCGATACTCCGCCTGCGGGATTCAGTGTAAATCCGGACGGAACAGTGTATATGAGTTCGGTCGCTCCGTCAACGATTCCGTATCATTTGCCGGTAAAAGCGTTTATCGCTTGTCCGGACGGAACCGTATCGACGCAAACAGGAAGCGTCGCGATAAATGTCGGGAATGCGCCATGCGATATAAGCGGAACTCCTACGCAAACAAGCTTTAAAATAAATAAAGGCGCTACAGTAGTCGGAACTATCGGCGGAATTACCGGACCTTCTTCGCTTTCCTATACGCTTACGCAGATGTCCGGACCTACAAGCGGCGCGCTTAGTATAAATAATCCTTCCAACGGTAATATTTCAATAATCTCTTCCGCAAATCCCGGAACGTATGTTTTTACCGTCAGAGTCGAATCTAAGCCTACGGTTAACACTTCTTGTTATAAAGATTTTACCGGTTTGACGGTCGAAGTTTTAACCTGCGGTCTTTCCGGAGGAATTAACGCTTCGCAGTCGTTTACGATAGACAATAGCAGTGCGCGGGATATAAGTGTTTCGCATAATGTGAAAGAGGCTACGGGGACGACGATTAATTGGAGAGTGACGAACGTCTCGCCAAGTATCTTGCCCAAAACAATTACAATATCGTCAAGCGACGCAAGCGTAGTCAAATTAAATGTTCCAAGTTTTATCCTTGATGGAACCTATACGGTAGATATTGAAGCGTACGCCTGTTCTCCTGAGGATAAAGCGTCCGGTTCTATTACGATTATAGTTCAACAAACCTGTGATTTCAGCGGTACGTTTTCGGCTGAAGCCGCTTCGGGAGCGTCTTATGATGCCGGCGCCAAAAAGTTTACGGTTTCTCAAGGTAAAACCGGGCATATAGGAACGTTAAAAGGACTTAGCGGCGGAGGTTTTAGATGGAATCAAGTGAGCGGGTCGCCTAATATTAAAGTCGGTGACGCCGACGGCAAGGTTTCCATACCTTCTTCTTTGTCTGTCGCAACTTATAACTTTTCCGTTCAGCCGAAAGCATGCGGCGATAATTTGACTTATGATAAGATAGATTTGTCGGTCGAGGTTAAAGTGGGGGGCGGCTGTGAGAGCGATCCGAATTACAAAGGTGAATGGGGTGTCGGCGTACATACGTATAATTGCAGTAATGGGGGGTGGAACTGTTATTGTACTGGCGATATAGTTAAATTTAAAGGACTTTATTATAAATATACGGAGGGTGGAGATGCTCATGATGCATCCCACAATAGCGGAGGACCTTACAACCCGGAAAATAATCCGTATGTTCGGTGGTCGGCGATTACTTGTGCAGGAGGAGGTGGCACGACGACATATAACGTTACGTTTGACTGCGGAAGCGGAGCGTCGAATTGTCCGGGCAATATTACGGGAACGACAAATTCGTCTTTGTCTAAGCCGTCTGATCCGACGAAATCCGGAAGTACGTTTGCGGGCTGGTCTTTAACTTCGGGCGGAACTGTCGCTGTTTCGTTCCCGTACACGCTTACTCAGACGAATACTACGCTCTATGCGATTTGGATACCGGGAGGGTGTGGTACGAATGTCATTAATAATTCTTTTATAGGCGAGTCGGGTGAAACTTGTTCGACTATATCTACGGTTTGGAGCGGTGCTTCCGTTATTTATGAGGGTAATAAAAGAGTGAAATATGTTTGCGGGGGAACTACATATGTATTCAAGTCAAAAGGTTATCATACAAGCAATAGTACTACGCCCGACAACGACTCTATCAATTGGACTTGTTTGGGAACTTGTCCGTAGTTAAGTGTTTTGGGGTTTGTTTTAATATCTTTCTTTCGCTTTTACGCGGGGGAAAGATATTTTTTTATTGAGAAAAAACCGCTGAACAATACAATAGTGAAAGGAAGCGCGGAAAATATGCCGAAAATAAACAAAGAAGAATGCGACGGATGCGGAGCCTGCGTTGCGGTTTGTCCGAAAAGCGCCGTTATTATGCCTGACACGGCCGTTATCGACGCCGCTTTGTGCATCGACTGTAAAATATGTAAAAACGTTTGTCCGCTTGGGGCGATAAAGTGAAAGAGGAAGAAATTTAATTTTTTTGTGTTTTTTTAAATTTTTTAAAAACACAAATACTATTTTACCTATTTTAAAGTGTATAGGCGGCTTTATTTGTGTTTGACAATAAAATTTGCTTATTTAATCTTAAAAAAATAACTTATTGGGAGGTTATGGTAATATGATTAGTAATGTTGAAGCGTCAAACATGACGGATGAAGAATTTTACAACGTAGTTATGTCGGAAAAAAACGATATAAATGAAAAGCCGATAAATACTTCGCAGTATCCGCTTGAAGAGCAATTGGAAATATTTCGTAAAGCGAATCAAGATGAAGAAAGCAGAAAACTCCTTATAGAAGATATAGCGGCGTTAACGTAAAATTTAAGGAGTAGTAAATGATCAATCCCCAAACTCTCAAAGATATCGGCAGAGAAATAATTACTAGGTGTAAAAAAGCAGGGAGCGAACAAATGCAGCACTCTGCAGGATGTGGCATGTTTGCTAATAGAGATAAGCAACCTTTAGTTTATACGGATGACAGAACGCTTCGCAGAGCGGTTGTTGAAGCGTTAAAAGATATTGAATTCATATTGGAAAGAAGAGAAAAACTTATAGGAGGAGATCGCCCAAGTCAAGGTAAAATTTCTGGAGTTATTTTGCATCGTTTGACGAAAGCAAAAATATTTCATTTGTGTGAAGCGTGCTTAAAATGTTCCTCTGATAATTGCAAAATAAAAAAATTTAACGTGTATTTTCCGTTAATAACCGCTCTTGATTATTTGAATTTAAAATATATACAAGTGCCTGTTGAAATAAGAAAAGAAATAATATACTCAATTATTTACAGGCATACTAACCAAGAAACGTTAGGACTTGTTTTTGATATTTTATTGCATTATGCCCAAAAATAGAAATTATTCTTTTCGAGTAAGCATTCTTTAAATTTTCACTTTATGCGGTTGTATGTTACAGAAAAATCAACTAAAATTGGCAAGGAATTGAACAAGAAATACCGAACGTTAGCGGCTTTACTTTGAAGGTAGAATTTAATCTTTTTAATAAATATAAAGAAAACTTTTTGAAAATAGCAGCATTTTTATTTGTACATGTTTTATTTTTAGAATCGCGTTAGATTGTTTTTAGGCATAAATGACCGCGGCAAGTTGTTTATTGCGTTTAAGTTTAATTTTTAGGAGCTGATTAATGTCACGGAATCTTGACCCAAAAGGTAAAATTGTTCGTCACTTAGGGGCGAATGTGTTTGGAAATGAAAAATATCAACGTCTTTTAGACAAAAGACCAAATCCGCCCGGTCCTATCAAACATCGTCGCGGACGTCTTTCTGAATATGGCGTTCAATTGCTTGAAAAACAAAAATTGCGTTTTGCATACGGACTTAACGAAAGACAATTCCGTAATACTTTTGTCAAAGCTAAACATATGAAAGGCGTTACAGGGGAAAATCTTCTTTCTCTTCTCGAACGTCGTCTCGATAACGTAGTTTACGCTTTAGGTATTGCGAAGACGCGCGCACAGGCGAGACAGATAGTCAATCACGCGCATATACGCGTAAACGATAAAAAAGTCGATATTCCGTCTTTTTTGGTTTCCGTCGGCGATAAAATTTCAATCGCCGCGTCGGAATCTACCAAGAAATTTTTACAGGCGCTTGTAGCGGATAATCTATCGAGAAATTTGCCCGATTGGCTTGAATTTTCCAAAGTGGATTTGTCGGGAATAATTAAACGTCTTCCCGAAAAACAAGACATCGCGGCGATTGCGGACGTACATTTGATAGTGGAACTTTATTCAAAGTAACGTTTTGGAATAAATTCCCTTGTCTAAAGGGGGGGCGGCTATGAAGAGGTTGATTTTTTTGTTTTTGTCGGCGCTGGCGTTTGTTATGAGCGCTTGCCGAATCGGAGACGGTTCCGGTTTGATAGGACGGATTGATACCGACGGTTTTAAAACGACGCTGGAACTGACGGCGCAATCGACTACGGTGCTTGCGGGAACAAAGACAAATATTACGGTTAAAGTCTTAAAAGTTAAAGACTCCGACGCAGCATCCGCGTCTCCCGTAAAAGACGTAGAAGTAAAAATCTCAATAGACGGCGGCGTCAAAGACGGCGGGAAATTGGATAATGCGACGCTTCTCACTTCTGAAAAAGGGGAGGCGTTTACCGCGTTTTCGGCTGATTTGCCCGAAGGTTTAGATACTTATCAATATGTCGTCATAGCTAAATATTCGTCGCTTGCCGATACCGTAAGGATTACGGTTTCGTCCGAACCCGAAGATGTGGAAAGAAGAATTACGCTTGTCGCCGACCCGTATGTGATAAAAGCCGACGGAGTAAGTTCTACAGAGATTTCCGCCGTTCTTTTGGATACGAACGGAGGGGCGATTATAGGCGATAAAGTGTCGTTCAAGACGACTTCCGGAATAATAGTAACGCCTTCTCCGGTAACTACAAATTCTCAAGGCGTCGCGAAAATAACTTTGATTAGCGCTCGAAGAAACGTTCAGGCTTTGGTTACCGCGCAACTTATATCCGACCCTTTAATTTCCGCAAGCGTTCCCGTCGATTTTACCGGTATGGTTTTGACTTCTCATACAAACGGAAAATCAAGTTTAATTCCCAACGGTTCCGATACCATCGAAGTTACTTCGCTTTTAAGAGACGCTTTACAAAAAACGATTTACGACGCCGTTATAACTTTTATTCCGCGCGATACGTCAACGCTTAAAGTTGTTTCAAAAGACAGCGTAACCAACAACAAAGGCGAAGCGTCGGCTTTGTTGATAAGCAACGGTAATAAGTCAAAACTTCACGATACTATCGTAATTTCCGCCGTGGGCGTTAAGGATACCGTCGTAATAAACTATTCGTCTAAATTTATTAAGGTGGATACCGTTGGATTTGCAGATAATCTTAATAATTTTGTCGTCTGCAGTGAAAATATTACAAATGTTACAAAATTGAAGATAAGTTATAGAGGAAGCGATAAGGTAACGCCGATACCGGGAGCGGCGCTTACCGTTTCTGTTTCCGGCGGCGCGATAGTTGACGGAACGGACAGTTCAAAGAGCTTTATATCGGCGACTACGGATGCCGCCGGTTCATATTTACTTACGCTTGTAAATCCGAGATATTCCGGCGATTTGTTTATTTCGATTACCGTAAGGGATAAAGACGGTGAAATTACGGATTTTACTCATACCGTGTATATATCCGCCGGCAAACTGTATCGTTTGACGCTTGAAGCGTCTCCGGAAGTTATAACTACCGACGGGGACTTTGCGCAGATTGTTGCGACCGCTTACGACTCTTCCGGTAACTTGCGCGCCGGAGAGTCTATTTATTTTAGGGTAATAGCAAGCCCGGGCGGGCAGGAACGGCTTAACATAGCCTATGCGGTGACGAATAAGAGCGGTCAGGCGGTAGTAGAATTTATGAGCGGTGCGACTACAAGCAGCCAGCACGGCGTGAAAATAGTCGCTGCTTCTCTCAGCGGAGTCGCTTCAAAAGATACGGCTAAGATTACTATAGCGAACTCGGTTGCCAAAGTTACTTTAACAAGCGACATAAGAAACCTTGAAAAAGGTTCTTCCGTTTATTCCGTTCCGTTGGCGGTTTTAGTGGCCGACATTAACGGCAATCCGGTTCCCGACGGCACTCCGGTGGTTTTCAGCGCGAGAATAACGGGTATCGCTTTTTGGCAGAGAATGCCTAGTATAAGCGACGATAAAAAAGTTTATTCCGTAGGAAGCGGCTATTATATAAGAAATGTTTACGACTATAATTTCAATTATATTTGGGACGCCGGAGAAGGCGGGGCTGGATATCCGCTTTATAGAGGCGGACAGATAGCCGTATTTCCGCTTGACACCAGTTTTGCGCCGTGTTCGCCGTTTTCTGATATAAACGGTAACGGCAAGCGCGATTCATGTGTCTTTAGCGGCGGCTATTTAGTTGCAGAACCGGGATATGAATTTCCTGAGCCGTGGTGGACAAGCGACGAAGTCGGCCCCGCCGCTCCGGAATATAGAGGGTTGTCCCGTTCTACAGCGCCACA of Chitinispirillales bacterium contains these proteins:
- a CDS encoding Ig-like domain-containing protein; this encodes MKRLIFLFLSALAFVMSACRIGDGSGLIGRIDTDGFKTTLELTAQSTTVLAGTKTNITVKVLKVKDSDAASASPVKDVEVKISIDGGVKDGGKLDNATLLTSEKGEAFTAFSADLPEGLDTYQYVVIAKYSSLADTVRITVSSEPEDVERRITLVADPYVIKADGVSSTEISAVLLDTNGGAIIGDKVSFKTTSGIIVTPSPVTTNSQGVAKITLISARRNVQALVTAQLISDPLISASVPVDFTGMVLTSHTNGKSSLIPNGSDTIEVTSLLRDALQKTIYDAVITFIPRDTSTLKVVSKDSVTNNKGEASALLISNGNKSKLHDTIVISAVGVKDTVVINYSSKFIKVDTVGFADNLNNFVVCSENITNVTKLKISYRGSDKVTPIPGAALTVSVSGGAIVDGTDSSKSFISATTDAAGSYLLTLVNPRYSGDLFISITVRDKDGEITDFTHTVYISAGKLYRLTLEASPEVITTDGDFAQIVATAYDSSGNLRAGESIYFRVIASPGGQERLNIAYAVTNKSGQAVVEFMSGATTSSQHGVKIVAASLSGVASKDTAKITIANSVAKVTLTSDIRNLEKGSSVYSVPLAVLVADINGNPVPDGTPVVFSARITGIAFWQRMPSISDDKKVYSVGSGYYIRNVYDYNFNYIWDAGEGGAGYPLYRGGQIAVFPLDTSFAPCSPFSDINGNGKRDSCVFSGGYLVAEPGYEFPEPWWTSDEVGPAAPEYRGLSRSTAPHRMIKSNGVEVNAGDTIFFLDYNKNGVLDLYEPWQDPYANNRPARKKGSSPLDIDVDWKGNGTPEPSPTTAFVIEKTVLTKGGLVNNRFTYGQDDALRLCVEIWAEVKGVRSANSVVFNPLPIVEGDFSYFNPFKGKLNLW